Proteins co-encoded in one Synergistaceae bacterium genomic window:
- a CDS encoding FAD-dependent oxidoreductase, whose amino-acid sequence MTRQYEQYDVIIVGGGLAGLSAACEVSLNVKTGKPRKKVLLLEADGRLGGKVRTGKRDRIVYETGSIFAFNPKWFDFPVDAGSHYENDNPVGLFHRGRLHTGDSVVDCVRSLNSAPRQQICLSSFLASPNPQEAMIGEDLGAAMKAFFRVIHPGTPTEAVPTRRRDCLLRHRADYFQRGNGAMIQAMAANLTAASGGAEIRTACRVYELVPKKDSQESEALERGLSVGGQSSKSVKVLWRNGNGAKEEAVAQKIILAVPATEAKKLCSEFKNVSSDFLGRVRYGGGIAVVLHCRVENRRALSYLVSTQGHFNTFIFHQLPGVSGVSNENEVVVTGYIVGESMAASEGMSDADLTRMMIEELQATSVGEFTVKNCSLLESRRWAEVGPIIEESTYRGFSATWLCPMPGVVLAGDYTEWDGAALPYGMWPAIASGRRAAAFCLKDDFGPISVDFGRMPLAETTVLRMGGNGPQLTETFRDGTVAYYGLLLQAEKAGKGETSFLEGESWETERYLLEEAVDGLWGYQRDYGVTSLDSALVMEGLLSTGRHRTCLRESCRRLVDVFFDREQGGFGTLPADAPGRAPYWRGVDCPATAFCAWLLTRIDPERYAEEITLCRDYLLRNQQVSGGWPGKWFPSQTIPIWYALRFFTSLEGSPYDSQLLKEVEARAVYRLQSGQGNEGAWGGSVIETSAALLALTVASPSSSSLDPGRDWLRRIKGPGGWAGEPILAYWFEEDGERTLFFTRDLGGVSSAWATLALMDGKAKS is encoded by the coding sequence ATGACGCGACAATACGAGCAGTACGACGTGATCATCGTGGGAGGCGGATTGGCGGGTTTGTCCGCCGCCTGCGAAGTTTCTTTGAACGTGAAAACGGGAAAACCCAGAAAAAAAGTTTTGCTCTTGGAAGCGGATGGCCGTTTGGGCGGTAAAGTGCGCACGGGGAAACGGGATAGAATCGTTTACGAAACGGGGTCGATTTTCGCTTTCAATCCCAAATGGTTTGACTTTCCCGTGGACGCGGGTTCTCACTACGAGAACGATAATCCCGTGGGTTTGTTTCACCGGGGACGGCTCCATACCGGCGACTCGGTGGTCGATTGCGTTCGCTCGCTGAACTCGGCGCCGCGGCAACAGATCTGCCTATCGTCTTTCCTCGCCTCGCCGAATCCACAGGAGGCGATGATCGGTGAAGACCTGGGGGCGGCGATGAAGGCTTTCTTTCGCGTCATCCACCCCGGAACACCCACCGAGGCTGTTCCGACCCGCCGCAGGGATTGTCTCCTCCGTCACAGGGCAGATTATTTCCAGCGAGGAAACGGAGCGATGATTCAGGCTATGGCCGCAAACCTAACAGCCGCGAGCGGCGGGGCAGAAATCCGAACGGCTTGCCGCGTGTACGAGTTAGTCCCCAAAAAAGATTCTCAAGAATCCGAGGCTCTTGAGCGAGGTCTTTCGGTGGGAGGGCAAAGCTCCAAGTCCGTTAAAGTTCTGTGGCGTAACGGAAACGGCGCGAAAGAAGAAGCCGTCGCGCAAAAGATTATCCTAGCAGTCCCAGCGACTGAGGCTAAAAAATTATGTAGTGAATTCAAAAACGTCTCCTCCGATTTTCTCGGCCGCGTCCGCTACGGTGGAGGAATCGCCGTCGTTCTCCACTGTCGTGTCGAAAATCGGCGCGCATTGTCCTATCTGGTTTCCACTCAGGGCCATTTCAACACCTTTATTTTCCATCAGCTTCCAGGCGTTTCTGGCGTTTCTAACGAAAACGAAGTCGTCGTCACAGGCTACATTGTGGGCGAAAGCATGGCGGCATCTGAAGGCATGAGCGACGCGGATTTGACGCGGATGATGATTGAGGAACTGCAAGCGACAAGTGTCGGTGAATTTACCGTCAAGAACTGTTCTCTGCTGGAATCGCGGCGCTGGGCGGAAGTCGGCCCCATTATCGAGGAGTCGACTTATCGCGGTTTTTCCGCGACATGGCTTTGTCCCATGCCAGGAGTCGTCTTGGCCGGGGATTATACAGAGTGGGACGGCGCGGCGCTGCCTTACGGCATGTGGCCCGCGATAGCGTCGGGTCGCAGGGCGGCGGCTTTTTGCCTGAAAGACGATTTCGGCCCGATTTCGGTGGATTTTGGCCGTATGCCTCTAGCCGAGACCACGGTTCTCCGCATGGGCGGCAATGGCCCTCAACTCACCGAAACTTTCCGCGATGGTACAGTGGCTTATTATGGCCTTCTGCTTCAAGCAGAAAAGGCCGGAAAGGGCGAGACGTCTTTCCTCGAAGGAGAATCGTGGGAAACCGAGCGTTATCTGCTGGAAGAGGCCGTCGACGGTTTATGGGGCTATCAGAGGGATTATGGCGTTACATCTTTGGATAGTGCCCTCGTTATGGAGGGTTTGCTGTCGACCGGCAGGCATAGAACGTGTTTGCGGGAAAGTTGCCGTAGGCTCGTCGACGTGTTTTTTGACCGTGAACAAGGGGGATTCGGCACGCTTCCCGCCGACGCGCCTGGGCGCGCGCCTTATTGGCGGGGCGTGGACTGCCCAGCAACGGCCTTCTGTGCATGGTTGCTGACGCGGATAGATCCTGAACGTTATGCGGAGGAAATTACTCTCTGCCGCGATTATCTGCTGCGAAACCAGCAAGTGAGCGGTGGATGGCCCGGAAAGTGGTTTCCCTCACAAACAATCCCCATTTGGTACGCGCTGCGTTTCTTTACCTCCCTCGAAGGTTCCCCCTACGATTCCCAGCTTCTGAAGGAGGTCGAGGCGCGGGCCGTCTATCGCTTGCAAAGCGGCCAGGGAAACGAGGGAGCGTGGGGCGGTTCCGTCATCGAAACTTCCGCCGCGTTGCTGGCGCTGACCGTCGCGTCGCCTTCCTCCTCCTCTCTTGACCCGGGTCGGGACTGGCTGCGAAGAATCAAGGGGCCGGGTGGCTGGGCAGGCGAGCCCATTCTCGCTTACTGGTTCGAGGAGGACGGGGAGCGAACTTTGTTTTTCACACGGGACCTGGGCGGCGTGAGCTCCGCGTGGGCGACACTTGCGCTTATGGACGGAAAGGCAAAATCATGA